The following DNA comes from Papaver somniferum cultivar HN1 chromosome 4, ASM357369v1, whole genome shotgun sequence.
TGGTCTAGTGGCCTTTGCGACTGTTTTACCGACTTTAGCAATTGTACGTCTTATCAAATCTAATTTCTGTGTAAAAATTTCAGCGGTGTTAGAGTTTTGAATATGGCCGTGTCAGGCATATACAAACCTTATTAGGGTGCCGTGTGATTGAATGTACTGGGGCAGTTAATTTTAGTATATCCCTCCATCCATTTCGCATATGTTAGAGCTTCAACATAATCACTAATTTATGTGCATGGTTCATACCCTTTTGCAGGCTGCATGACATGTTGGTGCCCGTGCTTTACATTCGGTCAGACATCTGAGATCGTCGATAGAGGAACCTCCTGTACAGTAAATATAATTCATCTTTCTTGGAGTATTATTTTTGAAATAATCCGAATTTTTAGTTCATACTAAAGCAAGTTTTCAGCAGTACTGAAAAGCGTTATGGGACATGTGATGCAGCTTGTGGACAGAATGGGGCACTCTACGTGGCTGTAGCAGTTGTGTTCGGTTGTCCTTGTATATATTCGTGTGCTTATCGTACTAAGCTTAGGCAAATTTACAACATAGATGGGAGCCCTTGCTCTGATTTCATGACACATTGGTACTGTAATGGTTGCGCTCTATGCCAAGAATATAGAGAACTTCGGAATCAAGGCTTCAATGTCGACTTAGGTAAGTAAACTATACATACCCGAAAATATCAGTTCTTCGCTAGCTATATATTACCCAAAATCAAGGATCGTGTGTTGCTTCCAAGAATCATTTCTTTGTGCTGTTAGCTAActgaaataaaaattctagatttttttaacgagTTTTTCGGTCAACGTAAGTCAATAGTCGGTCCATGACAAACTATTCATTTTGAAGACCATGTCAAAGGGGTCCAAAAAAAAAGATAACCCAAAATTAAATTCTTATTCTTATTCCGTGTAGGATGGCA
Coding sequences within:
- the LOC113272558 gene encoding protein PLANT CADMIUM RESISTANCE 2-like → MSTFNPQPQSSFTATVPQQPIAIGIPVGTPSNQFYSTDNNPQTSFPVHTQSQPMVPWSSGLCDCFTDFSNCCMTCWCPCFTFGQTSEIVDRGTSSCGQNGALYVAVAVVFGCPCIYSCAYRTKLRQIYNIDGSPCSDFMTHWYCNGCALCQEYRELRNQGFNVDLGWHGNMERHNGVAATSPPTLHGGMNR